Proteins encoded together in one Pristiophorus japonicus isolate sPriJap1 unplaced genomic scaffold, sPriJap1.hap1 HAP1_SCAFFOLD_256, whole genome shotgun sequence window:
- the LOC139247094 gene encoding probable G-protein coupled receptor 139 has product MDRNLRTVDWNITTMDRNLRTVDWNVTTMDRNLRTVDWNITTMDRNLRTVDWNVTTMDRNLRTVDWNVTTMDRNLRTVDWNVTTMNRNLRTVDWNITTMDRSLRTVDWNVTTMDRGLMYSIEQFYVRYDIRSLKWRIYFALRILQYFYYPLLAAVGVPFNSVTIVILSWGKCGRSKCVTRYLVAMATADLLVIIIDLILRHIPTVYKEQFQFVLSLPVCNIHAVLLCTVTDCSVWFTVTFTFDRLVAICCQKLKTKYCTERTATVVLGTVTVLSGLKDITWYFFYTGSYRLTNIPWFCFESDYIPNSLVWASIAILHQILNPCVPFVLILLFNTFTIRHILVASRARRRLQGPSSGGSHKDPEMESRRKSIILLFLISGNFILLWSMYMLYFIHVLLFSLRHVIYIYLPLCIMNLGFMLQLLSCCTNTAIYAVTQSKFREQLKNLVKYPFILIVKCIKY; this is encoded by the exons ATGGATCGGAATCTGAGAACAGTGGATTGGAATATTACAACAATGGATCGGAATCTGAGAACAGTGGATTGGAATGTGACAACAATGGATCGGAATCTGAGAACAGTGGATTGGAATATTACAACAATGGATCGGAATCTGAGAACAGTGGATTGGAATGTGACAACAATGGATCGGAATCTGAGAACAGTGGATTGGAATGTGACAACAATGGATCGGAATCTGAGAACAGTGGATTGGAATGTGACAACAATGAATCGGAATCTGAGAACAGTGGATTGGAATATTACAACAATGGATCGGAGTCTGAGAACAGTGGATTGGAATGTGACAACAATGGACAGGGGTCTCATGTACTCGATTGAACAATTTTATGTACGTTATGATATCCGATCATTAAAATGGCGGATCTACTTTGCTCTCCGGATTCTCCAATACTTTTACTACCCTCTCCTTGCTGCTGTGGGTGTTCCAT TTAACtcagtgacgattgtgatcctgtcctggGGAAAGTGCGGgcgctccaaatgtgtcactcgctacctggtggccatggcaacggcggatctcctggtcattatcatcgacttgatactgaggcacattcccaCTGTTTATAAGGAACAGTTTCAATTCGTGTTGTCCCtccccgtgtgtaatatccacgctgtcCTGCTTTGTACAGTCACAGACtgctctgtctggttcaccgtcacattcaccttcgatcgattggtggccatttgttgccagaagctgaaaactaaatattgcaccgagagaacggcgactgtggttctgggaacagtgactgtgctgagtgGTTTAAAGGACATCACCTGGTATTTTTTCTATACAGGTTCGTACAGACTCACCAACATCCCCTGGTTTTGTTTTGAATCAGACTATATTCCCAATTCACTGGTCTGGGCATCAATCGCGATCCTTCATCAGATCCTCAACCCATGTgtcccatttgttctgatcctgctgTTCAACACTTTCAccatcagacacattttagtggccagcaggGCCCGCAGGAGACTCCAGGGTCCCAGCAGTGGGGGGAGTCACAAAGACCCTGAGATGGAGAGTcgtaggaaatccatcattttactgtttctTATCTCgggcaatttcatcctgttatggtcaATGTATATGTTGTATTTTATTCATGTACTGCTGTTTTCACTGCGCCAtgtgatatatatatatctacCTCTTTGTATCATGAATCTGGGATTCATGCTGcaactcctgagttgctgcacaaacacggcgatttatgccgtgacccagagtaagttcagagagcagttgaagaatttggtgaaatatccctttattCTGATTGTGAAAtgcattaaatattga